In a single window of the Xylanimonas protaetiae genome:
- the hisB gene encoding imidazoleglycerol-phosphate dehydratase HisB gives MGRTARIERSTSESRVLVEIDLDGTGRTDISTSVPFYDHMLTALGKHSLIDLTVKATGDTHIDAHHTVEDTAIVLGQALKQALGDKAGISRYGDATVPLDEALALAVVDVSGRPYLVHEGEPAGQEYHLIGGHFTGSLTRHVLESLAHHAGICLHVRVLAGRDPHHIVEAQFKALARALRAAVALDPRVEGVPSTKGAL, from the coding sequence ATGGGTCGCACCGCCCGCATCGAACGGTCCACCAGCGAGTCGCGCGTCCTCGTCGAGATCGACCTGGACGGCACGGGCCGCACCGACATCTCGACGTCGGTGCCGTTCTACGACCACATGCTCACCGCGCTGGGCAAGCACTCGCTCATCGACCTCACGGTCAAGGCGACGGGCGACACGCACATCGACGCGCACCACACCGTCGAGGACACCGCGATCGTGCTGGGCCAGGCGCTCAAGCAGGCGCTCGGCGACAAGGCGGGCATCAGCCGCTACGGCGACGCCACCGTGCCGCTCGACGAGGCGCTCGCGCTCGCCGTGGTCGACGTGTCCGGGCGCCCCTACCTCGTCCACGAGGGCGAGCCGGCCGGCCAGGAGTACCACCTCATCGGCGGCCACTTCACCGGCTCGCTGACCCGCCACGTCCTCGAGTCCCTCGCGCACCACGCGGGCATCTGCCTGCACGTGCGCGTGCTCGCCGGCCGCGACCCGCACCACATCGTCGAGGCCCAGTTCAAGGCCCTCGCGCGCGCCCTGCGCGCCGCCGTCGCCCTCGACCCGCGGGTCGAGGGCGTCCCGTCCACC